TTATACGGTTCATTAAAACTAACATCATGGAATGAAAATGCGCATGTTTTTGTTTATGATATCCAGCAAGAAAATATTCGTTTGCAAATGCAGTATGAAATTAGTTCCTATCGCTGCGATCGGCAATTGGGAATCGTTCAAAAAATCAGTTTGATTCCCGATAGCGAAATTAAAGAGGATATAACGTTAGTCCTGCCTTACGTTGCAGGAATGCCTTCTTCGCCATTTTCTCTATTTGCGCCGATGAAGAATGGCGTAGGAAAAGAAATGCCTAACAACGGCGAGATAACCGAATGGCTGTATTATCTCACTGGCGTCAAACCCGCGCAAGAAAAGAATTTGCTAGCCATACCGATGATGGAATTGTATCCCCAAAATACGAAAGAAGACGAATCGGCGGCGCGAATCGTATTCGCCGCCGATCCGTATTTTTCTACGCAATTCGCCATGCCTGGCGATATGAAAGACGGCGCGTTTCGCTGGACCTGCGAATCATCGAAAATTCCTTTCGATCAACCTATTCAACGTACCTTTACGACGATTTTTATGGAAGGCGGCGTGGAAGATGGATTGCAACAATTTTACCAAACGCTGGATATTCCTCCAGGTCCGGCATGGCTGCATGATATCGCCATGGTCGGGTACGATTATCTTAGCGATAAGGGGCAAGGATGGTATAAGGATATCGATTGGCTGACGGAGCGCCTGCCAAAGGAAGACCGCCAACGAATTTGCCTGGCGCTGCATGGATGGTACGATATTTTGGGGCGATATACTTACAATGCGAAGACCAAGAAGCTTGATTCACAATGGACGGCGTTTCCCAACGCCTCCCATTGCGATAAGAAAGTTTTTCCCAATAGCGTTTCAGTGGACATGTCGCAAGAAAAAGTACGCGAACGGCTGCGTTACGCCAAGGAGCGGGGTTTCCGCGTCGTCCTCTATTTCGCCGACGGCATGGCGATCTGCGAAGGTGCGAAAGAGGAATTCTTCATAGAGAAAATACTCTATAGCGGCGGATGGCAAGGGCCGGATACTATTGGCCCGACGCATATCATGAATCCGTTGCATCCCGCCGTGCGTGAGTGGTTTTTGGGATATATGCAGGCGCTTTTAGAAACATATGGCGGCTATGTAGACGGCTTCGTTTGGGATGAGACGTTTCATGTCGATCCAGAGCATTATGGAACGAAATACGCTCCTGGTTACGCATCCCACGCTATGATGACGTTGACACGCGAATTGACGGAATCCGTTCATCGCTTGCGTCCCGATTGCGTTTTTCTCGCTTCCGACTGCCTGGGCGCCAATGGCTGGAACTTCAAGGCGCCATACGCCCTAATGGCGGATGGAACTTATCAGGACAGCCACTGCCAGCCCGCCGCATGGCCTTATGGAATCTTTCCGAATTATCGCAATGTTCTATGGTCTTGCAATTGGAATCCCGTTCAACATTTCGACTGGACGGAAATCGGCGTAAGGAAATATCAGGCGCCGGTGGTTTTCACCAATGGTTGGAACGACGATATGGGATTCAGCGAAATGCCGGAAGCGACGGCGCAGAAGTTTATCAATCTATTTCAGGAAAGAAAGAAAATCGCGACGCGGTTAAAGTGGATTCCATCAGGTATTTTATTCCAATGATGTTTTTGACGTAAAAAAACAAAGAGGCCGCGCCAGAATGCAGAATGGGCGGCCCCTGTTTGCGATAGTATTTCTGCTCGGTTTTATAAATGCCAGGGCGGGCGCATGGGTTTGGAGATCATTTTATTGGCGTCTTCGTCGCCGATGAATTGCTCAATTTCGGGATTCCAGCGGGTTTTGCGTTTGAGCAGCATGGTGATTTGGCTGAGGTGGCAGATGGTGGTGGAGCGATGGGCCGTTTCCGCCGGGCAGATGGTTTCCTTGCGCGATTGGACGCATTCGATGAAGTTCTGCTGGTGGTTGGGGCTGTTGTAGAGGTGAATTTCGTCCGGCTTGATTTCCGATTCTAGGATCGATTTCGGATCGGCGCTGATGCTTTCGCGGTCGACGTGAATCCAGCCGTTATCGCCGATGAACTTGACGCCGTGCTTAACCTTTTTCTCGTCGGCGAAACGCATTTTCACGCCGTTGGCGTAGGTAAGCATCATATCCCAGGCGGTGGCAGTGTCGCATAGCCCCTCTTTGGGAAATTCGCCTTCGCCTTCGATTTCGATGGGTCCGGTATCGTCGGTTCCGTTGCCCCATTGGCCGATGTCGACGTGATGCACGCCCCAACCGGAGACGTAGCCGATGGTGTAATCGGAGATGTAGTACCAATAGGGCGTGACAACGCGATTTTCCGTGTAGGGCTTTTCCGGCGCGGGGCCGAGCCAAACGTTGTAATTGAAGCCTTCGGGAACGGGCATGACCGGCTGATCGCCCAGCGTTCCGCTGTAGGGCGATCCGACCTCGATGGTCCGCAACGCGCCGAGGCGTTTATTGCGCACGAGTTCGCAGGCGAGGCGGAAGCGGTTGTCGGAACGCTGCTGCGTGCCGAACTGGAAGATGCGGTTATGATTCTTCACCGCTTCGCACATCGCCCGGCCTTCGGCGATGGTAAGACTGAGAGGTTTTTCGATATACATGTCCTTGCCCGCTTTGGCCGCCGCTATGCCGCAGAGGACATGCCAATGGTCGGGAGTGGCGATGCAGACGGCGTCAATATCCTTTCGCGCCAGAAGTTCGTTGAAATCTTCGTACATGGCGCATCCTTCGCCGTTTTTCGTTACGCCTTTAGGATAGCGTTCGTCGACGTGCGCTTTAGCCGCTTCGCGTCGCTCATGGCGCACATCGCATACGGCGGCGGGCTGAGCGGCATCGAGGCGGGAGAAGGCTTTCAATAAATCGGTTCCGCGTCCGCCGACGCCGATGAAGCCCATAACGACTTTGTCGCTGGGAGCGGGCGCCGCCAACGCCGTGCAGGGAACGATGAACGGCGCGCCAAACAGGGCGGCGGAAGTTTTCAAGAAATAACGGCGAGTGGAATGGTTATGAACCATTTTATTCTCCTTTGCGCGGGATTTCGCGGATATAAATATTCTTAAAATAAAGCGTGTTGCCGTGGTTTTGCAGTTCGATGGAGCCAGTGGGATAAATGGGCTTGCTCCGCTCCCAATAGTTTTCCATCACGACGTTATCGACGACTAACTTGCCGTTGAGGTGGATGGTGACGCGCTCGCCTGCCATCTTAATCTTAAAAGTGTTCCATTGGCCTACGGGATTGTCGGCGTTAAGCAGCGGTTTGGAAGGATTTTTTTGATTGTTGTACAAGCCGCCGGAGCCAACGGGATTTTTGGCTGGATCCCAGATTTGCACTTGGGGAGAGCCGCGCAGATAAACGCCGCTGTCGCCGTTTTCCAGTATTTTGAAATCGACGTACAACTCGAAATCGCCGTAGTCTTTTACAGAGCACAGATTATCGCCTTTGCCGTCGAAGACGAGCACGCCGTCGATGGCTTTCCAGTGCGCGTTCATTCTCTCGTCGGCTTTTTTCTGCGCTTCCGCCAATTCTTCGGCGGTCATCTTCGCACGCTTTACAGGATCGGCCACCAATCCCTTCCAATTCGTAAGGTCTTTGCCGTTGAAGAGAGCGGCGAAGCCTTTGGGGGGCGTATTGTCCTTGGCCGCCGCCGGAATGACGGTCAAGGCGCCCAAGAGGACGATGGCGCATAAACCCAACAGAATATATTTCGATCGCATTTAACTTTCTCCCTTCAGCGTCATAAACCAAGGGAAAGCCCTAGCTTTTCCATAAAATAACTCTCGCACGTTCTATTCTTGGCGTCAATGATTCTAAGGAAATGCGGTGAGAGATACCCTATACGATTGCGCAACAGGTTGGAGGAGAGGAAACGGCGTGGATAAACGATCAGGAAGAGCGCTGGATTCCGTCCTGCTCTCGGCCTTCTCTGATGACGGACACAATCTCTTGCGTCGAGATATTGGCCTTAATGGAGGGAACGTCCAATGGAGAAGATGGCATTCTTTCCGGACTCAAGGCGTAGGTTCGCCCGTCTTTGCGGCGGATCAGAACTTTGCCTGTCGAGTCTGCTTGATCTAAAACCTTAGAAAACTCTTGCCGGGCTTTGGAATAGGTAAAAACTTGCATATTACGTTTCTCAGTCGTCAAAATTAATATATGGAATCCATTAACGTCTTGCCTGCTCCGTAAAAGTTGTAAGGCGTCGCCAAGTAATATATTTTGTAAGGTTCAAAAGGAAAAATGTTCTCCGCCGTATCAAGTTCTTGAGCCAAAATGCGTATGAGCCTCAGCTTATCCAATATTGGCAGCTGTTTTATAACTGGAAGAACTTCTGTTAAAGTCATACTTTTCGCCTCCTCGCTTCTTCTCGATAAGAGAACAATTTTGTAGAGACTTTCGCCGCTAACCGCCAATTCTCCTTTGGCCGTACGTACATCCCAATGATGTTCAATCTTTTTTCCATCCCTCATATATTATGATTCATTCTCTATTTTCTGCAAAGGATTTATCCACTAAGAAACAGGATTTTTTCCCCTTCCGCCTTGATGAAAAAACAGAGTGAAGGCATGATGGGCTTGTTTTGAGTCCTATTTAATATTCTACGAACGGGATTGAAGGCAGGACGATTTTTTTAATTTCTTTTTTTAAGAGGCTGGAAGCCTCTTCCACTATATGAATCCATGAACGAACAGAATTCTTCATTTTCTCAGGGAGAGCCGGAGCCATCTCCTATTTTGGAGCAACTGACCGAAGCCTTGCGTCTCATCGGCGGCTTGCGTGAGTATTGCGATAGCGCGGATGGGAACCGAGCCGTACAAATGGCGCTTATGCACATCCGCGAAGCCTATAAACTCGCTGGGGGAAGCGGCGAGACGCTTGCCCGAATCAACCGGGAGATCGGGGCCGCCGATATGCCGGTGGAAGTGCAGGACGCCGAATTCGTTCTTTATGAAGAAGAAGATTATTCCGAACCAACCGAAGAAAGTTGAATCCGCCGCCGCCTTGACCCCCGCCTAATGGGAAGTACCATTCGGGAGACGATTGCATTTTATAGAATCGTTTTACGCGCATGGCTCGCGGATCATGGCTGTTTTCCCGCCGGGCGTAATGGATGTTGAAATTGCGAAAGGATTGTTCCTTCAACATGGTCACGGAACTTGCCAATAATACCGCCATTAGCGATGTCGAAACCGTCCGATGGGTGCATGAAATCCGCGAACGGCTTTTGGGAGAGATCGCCAAGGAAATCGTGGGGCAGCGAGCCGTTATCGAGGAACTGTTGGTCTGTCTGTTTGCAGGGGGACACGCGTTGATCGTCGGCGTGCCGGGATTGGCGAAGACGACCTTAATCCGCACGTTCGCCAATATTCTCGACCTGCGTTTCCGGCGCATCCAATTCACGCCGGATTTGATGCCCTCGGATATAACGGGCACCGAGGTTTTGCAGGAGAATCGCAGCACAGGCGAACGGGAGTTCCGTTTCCTTCAAGGACCGCTCTTCGCCAATATCATTCTTGCCGACGAAATCAACCGCACTCCGCCCAAAACCCAGGCGGCGCTTCTGGAAGCCATGCAGGAGCACCGGGTAACCATCGGGGGCGTCGATTATCCCATCGAACCGCCCTTCTTCGTTCTGGCTACGCAGAATCCCATCGAACAGGAAGGCACATATCCTTTGCCCGAAGCGCAGCTGGATCGTTTCATGTTCCAGATCAACATCGATTATCCCTGCGAAGAGGATGAAATAACCATTGTCAAGAACACAACATCCGCCTATCGCGGCGAGCCGCAGAAGGTGATATCTAAAGAGGATATTCTCAAGATACAGCATTTGATCCGCCGGGTTCCGGTTTCGGAACAGACGCTGCAATACGCCGTGCGCATTGTGAAAGCCACTCGTCCCCGTCCGGCGGGCGAAAGTTCGAGTATCGAGGAAGTGGACCGGTACGTCGCCTGGGGCGCAGGGCCGAGAGCGTCGCAGTATTTGATCCTAGCGGGAAAGGTGCGCGCGATTTTGGAGGGAAGATACAGCGTGTCGGAAGAGGATGTGCGTTCCGTCGCTATGCCGGTTTTGCGCCATCGCATCCTGACCAACTACCGCGCTGAAGCGGACCGCGTCGACGCGCATCGGATCATCGCCGCCGTTATTCAACATGCCAATAAGTAACTCATGTTACGCGCCTGGGAGCGCGGGCGTCTCGCCTGCAAGTTAGAGGAATTGTTCCAGAGCAGCGCATGGATTACCTTGTTTGTCGCGTTATTGAATCACGAAACCACGAAAAGGCTCGAATTCCACGAAATATTTGAATCGCGGATATCGCGGATTCTTTTGGATTTCACGGAAAAAAGCAATTCACAGAGCGATCCCATGCGCCAATTTTTTTTCATTTTTTTCGTGGTTTTCTCGATTCGAAACGGCGATTCTAATCGACTACTTAAACTTTTTAATCCCGCGTAACATGAGTAAGTAATGGGGATTTTTCAAAACTGTTCCGATAATATCTCATTTCCAATTGATATGAGACGAAACTTTTTCAACCTTTTATCGCGACCGATTCGTTGCGGGATTTTACAAATTTTTCTCTTCCTTAGTTTACGCTTGTCCAAATATGTTATATAGTTGGAAATGGGGAGGGAGACGCTCGTACCATTTCAGAAGGAATCGCGTAAAATGGCGCGAGTTCCATTCTGCAAAAAAGGGGTTGTATGAAGCGTCTCATTTCTCTATCTATTCCTCTATTTTTGTTTATCTCATCCGCTCCGATATCCGTTCTTTCTCGTCCTCTTGGGCAATTTCTATGGATGGTTTCGTCCATGGAAAACTATTCTCTCAACCGTTATGCAGCGAAGCAATCGGATGAAGCCAACCAAAGCTTGCGCCTATCGGAATTTATGGCCAGCAACGATGGTTCCTTTCTCGATGGCGATGGCGACGCTTCCGATTGGATAGAGATACAGAATCTCACCGATCAAGCCGTCTCTTTAATTGGCTGGCATTTGACGGACGATGAAAACGATTTAACAAAATGGACGTTTACAGACGCCAGCGCAGCCGATCTAACCATTCCCTCTGGAGGTTATTTGATTGTTTTCGCGTCGGGAAAAGAGGGAACCGATCCCGCCCAACCTTATTATATAGATTCCGCGTCTTATCTGCATACGAATTTTAAATTAAGCGCCGCTGGCGACAGCGTCGCCTTGATTTCGCCGGATGG
The nucleotide sequence above comes from Candidatus Omnitrophota bacterium. Encoded proteins:
- a CDS encoding MoxR family ATPase — encoded protein: MVTELANNTAISDVETVRWVHEIRERLLGEIAKEIVGQRAVIEELLVCLFAGGHALIVGVPGLAKTTLIRTFANILDLRFRRIQFTPDLMPSDITGTEVLQENRSTGEREFRFLQGPLFANIILADEINRTPPKTQAALLEAMQEHRVTIGGVDYPIEPPFFVLATQNPIEQEGTYPLPEAQLDRFMFQINIDYPCEEDEITIVKNTTSAYRGEPQKVISKEDILKIQHLIRRVPVSEQTLQYAVRIVKATRPRPAGESSSIEEVDRYVAWGAGPRASQYLILAGKVRAILEGRYSVSEEDVRSVAMPVLRHRILTNYRAEADRVDAHRIIAAVIQHANK
- a CDS encoding Gfo/Idh/MocA family oxidoreductase, with protein sequence MVHNHSTRRYFLKTSAALFGAPFIVPCTALAAPAPSDKVVMGFIGVGGRGTDLLKAFSRLDAAQPAAVCDVRHERREAAKAHVDERYPKGVTKNGEGCAMYEDFNELLARKDIDAVCIATPDHWHVLCGIAAAKAGKDMYIEKPLSLTIAEGRAMCEAVKNHNRIFQFGTQQRSDNRFRLACELVRNKRLGALRTIEVGSPYSGTLGDQPVMPVPEGFNYNVWLGPAPEKPYTENRVVTPYWYYISDYTIGYVSGWGVHHVDIGQWGNGTDDTGPIEIEGEGEFPKEGLCDTATAWDMMLTYANGVKMRFADEKKVKHGVKFIGDNGWIHVDRESISADPKSILESEIKPDEIHLYNSPNHQQNFIECVQSRKETICPAETAHRSTTICHLSQITMLLKRKTRWNPEIEQFIGDEDANKMISKPMRPPWHL
- a CDS encoding DUF1080 domain-containing protein; its protein translation is MRSKYILLGLCAIVLLGALTVIPAAAKDNTPPKGFAALFNGKDLTNWKGLVADPVKRAKMTAEELAEAQKKADERMNAHWKAIDGVLVFDGKGDNLCSVKDYGDFELYVDFKILENGDSGVYLRGSPQVQIWDPAKNPVGSGGLYNNQKNPSKPLLNADNPVGQWNTFKIKMAGERVTIHLNGKLVVDNVVMENYWERSKPIYPTGSIELQNHGNTLYFKNIYIREIPRKGE
- a CDS encoding type II toxin-antitoxin system Phd/YefM family antitoxin, producing the protein MQVFTYSKARQEFSKVLDQADSTGKVLIRRKDGRTYALSPERMPSSPLDVPSIKANISTQEIVSVIREGREQDGIQRSS